ACCAACCTCAAGAATCGATGCATCTGAGTCAAGTTGGGCTAAAGCCACAGACCAATCAATTAGTTCCTTTGGATAGTGCGGTCTTGCATTGTAATAAATATCAGCAACGGGAGAATACCAAGTCCTTCGCTGTTCCAAATCCATAGAAGCTCTGGCATTTATTTCTTGTCTAAAGTCTTGCATAAGCTAGGGCGTGTCAGCGATGAAGTCCAATTTCATTTTAGAACCAGCAAGGGATCTGTCAAAATTTTTATTAATAACCACATACACAGCCGCTTTCAATATTCGCACTTCCTAATAATCTAGACATAATTTTTGAGGTATTTTTATCATCAAAAAAACCACCAGATAAACCACAAGTATTCATGCCAAAAAAGAGTAATTAATTTTGGAAATTATGAATTACAACCACCGAGATTTTATTAGCAAATCTGGTAATAAGATTATCGTTGATGAGGAAAGACTCGACATATTCTGGTCAGATACTACCCCAATATCTGAGTGGTATCCCACAGTAAATATTCCGACCTACGGGGCGCTCAAAACTCTGGTAGTCGATATTGAGACCGCAGGGATAAACCCAAGAGAAAATCGTATCTATGCAATTGGCTGTATGAGGGAGATAGGGGAGATTGCCATCTTTATGGATCAAGCCGAAAGCAAAATCCTCCTGGAGTTTTTCAAACACCTAGAAGCAAGCAAACCAGAAGTAATTTACACCTACAATGGAACAGAATTTGACCTACCATTTCTCATCACCCGCTGCGAGTTACATGGCATTTCTCATCCATTTAGAATTGCATCTAAGAAGCGCACTATCCGAACTGCCCAAGTACGCGGCGAACCACTGGAAATTCGAGAGGTATTCATCCGCAACTGCCTGCACGTAGATATCTTTATCTGCGTTCTCCGGTGGGATTTTGTCGCCAAGGAACTTACTAACGGGCGATCGCTTAAACAGGTGGTACTGGAAATGGGATTGCGTAAGCAAGCGCGACTGGTTCTCCCCTATGAAGAAATTCTCGCCTGCTGGAAAGCCGGTTCTGGTAGTAGGGGATGGCAGAAAATCAAGCATTACCTTATTTACGACTTGGAAGATACGCAACTCATAGCTAACAGACTTGTGCCCTCATATCACTATGAAGCACTGGTTGTACCGGGAATGAACCTCCAGCAGTTAGCTCTCGCTGGTAACGGCACCAAATGGAAGCAAATATTCTCGCATCACTACCCAGGATACAAACCCAAACCCGACCGTAAGTATAAATTTCAAGGGGGGATAGCCTACTCTATTCCAGGACTATATAAAAAGGTTGGATACATCGATATCAGTTCTATGTACCCCAAAACCATCTTGTCGAAAGGGATTGTCTCTCGTAAAGATACAAAGCGAATCGGCTTGAGCATCTTGCAATATTTGGTAAATGAGAAATCAAGGTTGGAACAAGTTGCCAGCACCGGAGACATTGTTGCCAAGGAAAAAAGAGAATCCACCAAAGTTTTAGCTAATTCTCAGTTTGGGTTCTTCGGAACATCGGAACTAGCCTTCAACGATATGGAAGCAGCCGCCTTAGTAACAGCTTACGGTCGGCGCATCCTACAATTCATGATTGAGGTAATCAATCATGCTGGCGCAACCCCTGTAGAAGTTGATACTGACGGGGTGTTCTTTACTCACCCCAACCCAGAAAAAGTCTATGCCACACTTCAGTCTCAATTACCCAAAGGAATAACCGTCAAATTAGAGTTTATTGCCAATGCAATGTTTATTCCGCAAAGGGGAACTAAGAACTATCTGTTATGGCTGAAAGATAACTGGATTATCCGCAAAGGTAGTTGGAGAAGCCGTTCTCGCTCAAAGCTAGAGAAAGAATTCCCTGTTGAATATCTAACCTACTTAATCCAAAAGGAATCCACAGCAGAGGAATATTTCAGAGAAGTAAAATCGCAGATTTTATCAGGAAAATACCCGATAGAAAAACTCTGCATTACTCGCAAAATTCGTGTTGGGGAAAAAGAACTTCTTAAATTAGGAAAGCCTGGTGATGTAGTAATTTACTATTACGGAATCAGAGGTATTACTAATACCAGCACTAATGAGAGCTATTCACGTCAATACTATCTTGACATTATCGAAAAAAGGCGAGAAGAAATCCTCAAAATAGCCGCTCCTGAAATACTAGAAAATAATAAACGTCAGTTATCTCTTTTCTAGATGAATAAACTTGATATTTAACCTAAGCACTGAAAATAATAAATATCAAGTCTTTTTCCAATTCATGAATTCTCAACAGTTTGTAAATCATGAAAAATATTTACAAGTAAATCAGGCTTTGTAGAAAGTGATTTTGATGCGTTCACATAAACCGGAAATATGCCGTAAAAAATCAGATTAGCAAACCAAACCGAGTATCAGTCATAAATTCATTGATAAAATGATTAATTAATTTATTTAATTTATTGATGGATTGATGGAGATATCATTCTTCAATTACAAAGGTAACTAAATGAAAAATAAATCCTCATATCGTAAGCCCAGGCTTAATAAAAAACAAAGGGCTTGGGTGAACTCATTCCTTGCATCTCATCCTAATGCCAGAGTTAGAACTATCTACGAATTAGATGGCGATCGCGTAGTTGAAATTGAGTGGTGGGAAAATACAAACCCAGTAATATTAGACCCAAAAACCTACATTCAAGGAATTATCAGCTACAAGATGCGGGTCAAACTAAGGAAATTTGGCGATGCGAGAAAAACAGCCGAGTTCTCGTACCGGATCATCCCGCCAGAAAAACGAAGTGCATCATGGCACTTAACAGGCCAACTCTCTCTAGAACTTCCCCAGTGTTACGAAGTTACAGAACCAAACAACCCAGTTATCGTTAAACCAAAAAGGAGGAATACTAAAACCAAGAAAGTTAAAAAATTAATTCAGCATACTCTTCCTCTATCAGGAATTAGTGCCCAACTTCATACTATGAATATTGAAGATGGCGGTGTTCCTTTATCCGAACAAGAACTATTACTAGAAAGCGTATCTCACCTAAATCTAGAGACTGGTAAAGAGATTAAACTTCCAGGAGCTATAGTCAAAATTCTTTCCAAGAAAAAAGCCAGCTTAAAGGAGTGGGAAACAGCTATTGCGCTATATGAGGTAACTGGTTCTAGTGGAGTAATAGAATATCTCCAACAATTAGATTCTTGGCGGAAATATTTGGGTACTCAACCAGTAGAGAACTCTGTTGAGAAAGTCTCAAATCAGAAGTCAGTACAGAAAGTATAAAATTAAGTGCAAGTATTTGCTGATCGCTATATTTTGCTAGCGGCTATATAACAAATACTAAGGATATGGAAAGAGTTAATACTAACTCTTATTTTTTTAAACCACCGCTTGCGACTAACGCCTGATAAATAAATGTTTATCTAATCTATCATGACTGTATATCTATACTACGGCGAAGATAGCTACTCACTCAATCAAAGAATTGATTATTTAGTGAATCAAAATGTTCATGCGGAATGGAAAGCTTTCAATTACGTCAAGCTATCTGGAAATGAGAAAAATATTGCTGCCAAAGTCTTTACTGAGGTTATGACCTTGCCCTTTGGAGAAGGTAACAAAATTATTCAAACAGATAGCGACTCTCTAATTGGAAGTTTATCTAATGAAGATAATAACCAAGAACTTGAAAATCACCTTTCCCGAATACCTTCAAGCAACATTCTACTAATTACTGGTAATAAAAAGCCAGATTCGCGCAGGACAGTAGTAAAAACGATCCTAAAATATGCCCAACAAGAAGAGTTTCCCCTCGTCCCTAGTTGGGATAAAAAGGGGATAGTTAAGTTGATAGGAAATTATGCAGCCATCCATCAAGTTAAACTCAGGCCAGATGTCACTGATTACCTAGCTGAAGCAATTGGCAATAACACTGCACGAGCCAATAGCGAATTCGCTAAACTTGCTGTTTATGCAAGCGAACAAATAATCTCTGTCGAGGAAGTAAAATATCTCGTTGGCAATCAGAATACTGACTACCTAAAGCTTACTATTGCTATGTTAAGAAACCATCAAAGTTTAGCAATAGTGCAGGTATCTAAACTACTAGATAATAATGAACACCCGCTCAAAATAGTAGCAACACTTACCTCTATTTTCCGCACTTGGTTAATAACCAAAGCTGGGGTAGAAACTAAATTATCTGATACGAAGATTGCAGAAATAGCCGAACTTAAAAACCCCAAAAGATTGTATTACCTCAAAGATGAAGTCAAGTTTGTAGGCGTTCAAAAGCTTAAACACAGCCTTACTTTACTTGTACAACTCGAAGCCGAACTCAAAAGCGGAGTTGACAACCTAACCAGTCGAATTGCTGAAATTTCTACGATATGAAAAACAACCCATTTACAGAAATCACCGGACAGCATACCGCCAAACTTCTCCTGACTAAAGCAATCGAACAGAATAAAATTGCTCCTGCATACCTATTTAGCAGTCAAGTTGAGGGAGTAGGGAAAGGAAAAACCGCTCTGGCGATCGCAAATGCGATACTCCCAAGAGAGAGTCGCTCTGCGATCGCAGGAGAAAATAAACATCTAGACATCTTACAAATCAAACCAACCCATCCCGAAAATACACCCCAGCAGAAAGGTATACCTGCTATTCGAGTAGAACAGGTGCGCGAGGCAATTGAATTTTTATCAACTAGTGCAGTCAAGGCCAAGCAAAAGGTGGTGATTATCCACGAAGCAGATATGCTCAACCCTACCGCCGCCAACAAACTTCTCAAGACGCTGGAAGAACCGAAAACTGGAACATTTATCCTGATCTCGTCGTATCCTCAAAAGCTATTACCCACTATCAAGAGTAGGTGTCAAATCATACCTTTCCAAAGGTTAACTGATGAGGAGGTTATCTCTGTTCTGAAAGACCAACAAATCGAGGTAACAGAAAAAATACTAGCTATCAGTTCAGGCAGTCCTGGTCAAGCGATCGCCAACATCACAATGTTAGCTTCCATCTCAAAAGAAATCACAAGTCAACTGGAAGTCCCTCCTGACGATATCCTCAACGCACTCAGTTTGAGTAACTCCATCTCAAGCTGGAATCACGAGACACAATTATGGCTGCTTACCTACCTGCAAGACAACTGGTGGCAGAAATTAAAAAGTACTCAATTGCTAGCTAAATTCACTCAAGCAAGGAAGCAATTGCTGCATCACGTTACTCCTAGAAGCGTTTGGGATAACCTACTTCTGCCATAGCACAACACACCCATTATCAAACAGCACTGCCAGTTAGAAGTATTTCTAGCTGGCAGTATTTATTTACACATAAGGAATATGAACCAGCAGCAAAGCTTATTCGATGTCGAAGAAACCATCCGTAACAGCAAAAGCCAAAAAGCTAGCGAAATTCTCACTCCTAGCACTAGAAAGATACTTCAGTTACTAACCAGCCAAGGGATTAACAAAGTTGTAACAGCCAGTCTACTTGATCTAGCAGGAGCAAGTCATGAAATTGTTCAATACATCGTCGGGCCAATTGTGACTCAGCAGAACGGCTGGCAACAGTCAATTCCGTCCTGGGTAGGAAAAGCGATCGCAGTCGATAGATTAGATACAGCGCTAGAAGAGATAGACAAGGGAGAAGTAGGTAAACTCGCCTCTAGCAGCGAAGTTGTTGCACTTATGATGCCAATTGCTTTTGAAGTGCCGCTTTCATCTGAATGGACGGATGTTTACCTCTGGGCAAGTTATGATGCCCTCGTCAGGCACAGACCTTTTGAGAATTTCAAATACGATAAACTGTGGGAGAAGATTGGTACAACCCCAATTCAGTATGAAAAAATCCGCTCTGATTATGAAACCCTAGCTGCTGATATCCGTTCCCGCATAGTCAAACACGCGGTGAAAGAAGGGTGGGGTAAAAGGTCGTCAAATAAGAACAAACACCCTGTTAAAGCAACTACAACTGAAAGTAATATTCAGATGGAGCAATTATCACTGTTCTCATAACTAATTTTCAGTCCTTTTTTCAACACTCTTTTCAAAGTCCTTCCTCTCCTTTTCTGTGAGAGGAGGTAGTTCTTCTTTATAATAAAAATTACCTAATTTCTGACACTGATTGACATAAATTCGTCTTGCTGAATCACTCGCTCTTAAGTCCTGACGTAAAAGTAATTTAAACGATTTTTCACGCTCTTTCAATTCCTTGACTGCCACAAGTATTTCTTGTGATACAGCAGGATTTTCATAAGTAGAAGAAAGTTCTTCACTTGATGAATAAATCTTTAGTTTATTGCCAGCAGGTTGAGTTAGAAGTCGCTGAGTGTTATACGAACGCCACAGACCTAACTTCTCACGCCGTAGTGACTCAATTTCAACTTCACCAACTCGGTCTGGAGTACTGCGCCGCACGTAGACAAAACAACCTTTATCAGCTGCTATAGTTAAACTGACTTTCACACCATTACCATCAAAATAGAACAAGTCAATTAAGTCGTTCTCTGCATTAACTTCTCCAAGCTTCTCTTTATTTGATAAATCAGGCAACGCTTCTGGATTTAGCGATGGCGTAGCATTATTAACATTAGCTGAGGATAATGATGGCGTAGGTGAAGAATTTGATTCTACAGCCGAGACTTTATCTTCTTTTTCTGGAGATGAACATCCAATGAGTAAGAGTAACAATCCTATAAATAAGTATTTTTTCATAAATAAAAACTTGTCTTTATGAACCAAAAACAGAATATTAATTATTGCTTTCTACTCAATCGACCTGTTTGATAAAAATCAAGCAGATTAGGGAAAGCTTTTTCTAGCAGCCAGTTACGCCCAAGTTCTGATTCAGGAATATTTGAAGCAGCCATGTAATAACCACTTCTGTAAGCAGCTACACCCAAACAAGCTTGGAGGCTGGATATAACTCGTGAAGAAGCTGGAATAGCCATCAAATCTTGCAGATGACTGGGATGATAATTTTGTCCTACCAACAGAAAGTAAACTAAAGTATGAACCAACCGGGATAAAACAACTTTTCGGTCTTGCCAACGTTCTAAATAAGACTTGATACAGAAGTAATCAGGTAAATCAGCCGCCTGAGATTCATCAAGGAATAAGTCACTCTGGCTTTCGATAAAACTGGAATCCAGACCTATAAACTGTTTGAGAAAAACAAGCGTTTTCCCCCAACGTTCGTGTCCCTCAGTTTCAGCAGAAAACGCACCTTCTGAATACTGCGAACCGTACTTCTGTTGGAGTTGGGCGACAGCCTCTTGATTGATATCACCCTGCCAATCAGATTCAATAAAAAACTCTTTTAAAATCTCTTGTAAATAGATGGGTGAAAACTCATTAATATCTGGAGATTCATCATCAAAATCGTCTTCGTAAGTATTAATAATAAATTTATCTAACTCGATTTCTAGCTCTTGCTTTCTCTTAACTGGCAGTAATGATTTAGCGTCTTCTAACGATAGAGGAAAATCTAAATAAGGATGGCCTTTGGCTAAGTAAGAATCACCCAAATCTGCTAAACTCTCAAGCGCAATAGTCCGGGCAAAATACTCATCTTGTGGATGCACGCATACTCGGTCTAGTTCCTTATCCACTAGCATCATGGTAGTTGCCAATAGAGCAAACCATGACGCATCGTGCAAACAAGTCGGTAAATCAGCAATTAAATCTACTAACTTTAGTTCTAGGATTTCTCCCCAAACGCCTATCCTAGTTGTATTTGAAACATCACAAAAATGCTCTACATCTTCTCCAACAGATGTTTCTCCTAACCAGGTAAGATTTTCTACCCGCAAAGAAGATGAGTAGTCAGAAGTCAGCTGGTTTTGGCTATCCT
This window of the Nostoc sp. C052 genome carries:
- the holA gene encoding DNA polymerase III subunit delta, with the protein product MTVYLYYGEDSYSLNQRIDYLVNQNVHAEWKAFNYVKLSGNEKNIAAKVFTEVMTLPFGEGNKIIQTDSDSLIGSLSNEDNNQELENHLSRIPSSNILLITGNKKPDSRRTVVKTILKYAQQEEFPLVPSWDKKGIVKLIGNYAAIHQVKLRPDVTDYLAEAIGNNTARANSEFAKLAVYASEQIISVEEVKYLVGNQNTDYLKLTIAMLRNHQSLAIVQVSKLLDNNEHPLKIVATLTSIFRTWLITKAGVETKLSDTKIAEIAELKNPKRLYYLKDEVKFVGVQKLKHSLTLLVQLEAELKSGVDNLTSRIAEISTI
- a CDS encoding AAA family ATPase yields the protein MKNNPFTEITGQHTAKLLLTKAIEQNKIAPAYLFSSQVEGVGKGKTALAIANAILPRESRSAIAGENKHLDILQIKPTHPENTPQQKGIPAIRVEQVREAIEFLSTSAVKAKQKVVIIHEADMLNPTAANKLLKTLEEPKTGTFILISSYPQKLLPTIKSRCQIIPFQRLTDEEVISVLKDQQIEVTEKILAISSGSPGQAIANITMLASISKEITSQLEVPPDDILNALSLSNSISSWNHETQLWLLTYLQDNWWQKLKSTQLLAKFTQARKQLLHHVTPRSVWDNLLLP
- a CDS encoding 3'-5' exonuclease; the encoded protein is MNYNHRDFISKSGNKIIVDEERLDIFWSDTTPISEWYPTVNIPTYGALKTLVVDIETAGINPRENRIYAIGCMREIGEIAIFMDQAESKILLEFFKHLEASKPEVIYTYNGTEFDLPFLITRCELHGISHPFRIASKKRTIRTAQVRGEPLEIREVFIRNCLHVDIFICVLRWDFVAKELTNGRSLKQVVLEMGLRKQARLVLPYEEILACWKAGSGSRGWQKIKHYLIYDLEDTQLIANRLVPSYHYEALVVPGMNLQQLALAGNGTKWKQIFSHHYPGYKPKPDRKYKFQGGIAYSIPGLYKKVGYIDISSMYPKTILSKGIVSRKDTKRIGLSILQYLVNEKSRLEQVASTGDIVAKEKRESTKVLANSQFGFFGTSELAFNDMEAAALVTAYGRRILQFMIEVINHAGATPVEVDTDGVFFTHPNPEKVYATLQSQLPKGITVKLEFIANAMFIPQRGTKNYLLWLKDNWIIRKGSWRSRSRSKLEKEFPVEYLTYLIQKESTAEEYFREVKSQILSGKYPIEKLCITRKIRVGEKELLKLGKPGDVVIYYYGIRGITNTSTNESYSRQYYLDIIEKRREEILKIAAPEILENNKRQLSLF